The nucleotide window AAAGGTGGGTTAGAATTAGCTATTGATGATTACTTTGAGTCTTCAGGAATGAAGGAGAATATTTCAGGAAATGTAAAAAAAGAGCTCATAATTGAAAAAATAATGATAAAAGCAATATGTAATTCCATTTATCTCTCTAACCCGGAAACTGATAAAAGGTTTCATCGAGGAACAATTGATGAAGAGGATGTTGAGTTACTAAACTCTCTTAGTAATTATAAGTTAAATGATGAAATAGTGAAATTTATTAATACATCATTTGAGAATTATGTGCTGTTGCAAAATGCAAATAACGTTTATCTGAAGATAATTGATGAAAAACTTCCTCTATTATCAGTGAAAAGTGAAACGGATTTAGAAAAATTCGCGGAAAGTATCATAGAATATTTTATTTCTCAATATGAAAATTTGCAATTTCCTTATTTCAATTCAATGAGGGCACTTAGTAATGGCTTTAGTAGAAAAACTTTCACCGCAGATAGTAGTTATTTCAGATTGTGTTTTCCTAATTCCTTTTTTATTGATACTATACATAAATTTATAGTGGATAACAAAAGGCTGGATTTCCTCACTATCAATTATGAGATTGATAGTAATCGTATCAATAGAGATGATATGATATTTGAAAACATTGATCCTATACTTTCCGAGAAGCTTCCAGCCAGTTTTGACTATTATTTTTTTGTGAATAATATATGGGAGGAACTAAAAAAAGAGTTGGTAGAACTAAAACAGTATGATTTCCCGAAAAGGGTTGATCAGAATTGGAATACAAGTAAAAAAGAAGAAATGAAATTAATATTTTTTAATTATTATAAAGAGAACAATATATCAGAATACATTGGGGACGTCAAACTTTCTGATAATAGATGGGATTTAATGGGCGACCTTATAGGATATCAAATTAAGTATATCTTAACTAAAAATAGAAAAATATTTAATGAAAAAATTGTTTATTATATTAAAGATGCAATAGATAAACTTCATGCAAAAGTCGGAATTGACATAAAAATATCTGATAAAGATACGAATCAAGGAGAAAATCTTGAAATTAAAATAAAAGGAAGAAATTCAAGGTTGGCATACGTCATTGGAATTAGTGAGTATACTGATTGGTCCAAATTAAATAATCCTAGGAATGATGTAGAATCTATGAAGAATGTTTTAGAGAAATCCGGGTTCGATGTTAAAACTTTCAAGGACTTGAATTTTAAAGATTTTAATCAGGTTATTTATGAATTTGGTCATGATTTAAAGAACTATGATACTGGGTTACTTTATTATGCGGGCCACGGGGTAGAAATAAGCGGGGAGAATTATTTAATTCCGACTAATGCTGAAATAAGTTCTATTACGAGAATAAGTCAAACTTCAATTAATATCTCTAGACTCTTTGAACAAATGATGGATGACAATAGTTATACTTATTTAGTCATCTTAGATGCATGTAGAACAAAATTCTCTCTTTCTGAAAGTAGGGGGGTAATAGAGTCAGGACTGTCTAATATCATGCCACCGAAAGGTACATTTATTTCCTTTTCTACTAGTCCAAATTCTACTGCAAGTGATGGCGTAGGGGATAATGGTCTATTCACAAAAGTACTAACTGAGTGCATGGTTGAAGAAGGAATAAAAATTGAAGAGTTATTCAAAAAGGTTAGGACTGAGGTTCTTATGATTTCTAAAGGAAAACAAATGCCATGGGAACATTCTTCACTAATAGGTGATTTTTACTTTGTGGAATCTAAAAGGGAATGATGTAGGAAACCTCTCTGAACCAGAACGCTTGAGCGCAAGTAATAGTTTTTATGGGGACGGATTGGGGACGAAAGCTGTTATTTCCAAGTATAGGGCAACCAAACAGAACCATACAGGAATAAAGAAAACCCTTATAGATTAAGGTTATAGACCACTGCGACGAATGAGAACAAAGTAACCTATGTTCCCGCATACGGTGCATGTGGAGTCGGTGGCGTTGTTGGTGAGAAGCTAAACATAAACAGAAGGGGTTCGAGAATTTATACATGATTCTCGAACCCCTTCTTGTCTTTGTTTCAATACCATCCATTAACTGTAGTAGTCTAAAACTCGCCATAATCCAGGCAGTCATTAATATACATTTACATCCGTACCAACAACAGACTTGTTTTGTACGGAATTACCGGATAGATATACCTTTTGCAGATTAGGCAGTTGGCTTAGGGGCTCGATATTGGAAATGGCATTGTTCTCGAGATGAAGCTCTTCTATGGCCTGCCAGTTGCTCATGAATTCGAGAGAAGCCAAATTGCTGTCTTGCAGAGCGAAGGAACGTAGAGCGGACATGTTGGCAAAGTAAGGCATCATTTGATCAATTTCAGTAACAGAGGTATTGTTCATGCTAAAATATGACTGGTTTAAGGTCAAATGTTCAAGTACGCTGTTCTCCGCGGCCGCCTTTTGTTCAAAGTTCAGCCTGCACTCGGAGCAAACCAAAGATTTCACCTGCTTCAAACGATATAAGGCGTCGCTTTCCTTGAACAGTGACGAGTCGTAAATTTTCAGAGTCTCTAGGCGGGACAAGCCGTCCAGGGCGGCAAGACGGGTTATTTCACTGATCTCCCAGAGGGAAAGCTGCTTCAGCTTCGGAAATTTCCCCAGCGCAGCCAAGTCCAATTCCCCACTTCCGCCACGGAGCGTCAGACTGGTTGTAGTCGGGGCCTTTAGCCCGGGGAGAAAGGAGCTCGGAATTTCCACTCGCTCTACTTTAGACAGTGTCAGCGCCTCTGCATTCTCGTAATAGCCGGACAACGTTAATTCCCGCAAAGAGGAAAGGTTATTGATGGCTTTTACCGAACCAAGTTGACTTAGAGAAGCCAGGCGTAGTGTAGTAATGGAGTTTTTGCCGGCCAAGCGCTCCAGACTGGAGAAGTTTACATTTTCAATATCTAACGTTTGTAGAGCAGGCATATTTTGCACAAAGTCGATGGACTTTACGTTCGTTAAATAGGACAACTGAAGCTCCTGAAGCTGGGTCAAGGCATATAACGGCTGCAGGTCTGTGGTTTCACTGTACTGTATAGACAAGGATGATAACCCGGTCATGGACGACAACCATCCGAGTTCATCGACAAAGGTGAGCGACAGGGACTTGATTGGCAATTGGTTTAACAAGTGAAAATCTGTTACAGACTCATCCACATAGGTAATGGATAAAGAGTTCAGATTGGGAAATTCCAGCAGCATGGCCAACTCCTGATTGCTGCGAAGCTGAGTGGAAAGCTCCGTAATTTTAGACTTGTCGCCAAAGTAGCCCGAAAATGTACTGAAGGATTCGTTAAAAGCGCCAGCATAACTTTTTAATCCGGGCATATGGGCCAGAGTGGTTTGGTCCGTCTGGGATATTTCATAGGTATTCGTCAGGTCCAATGCCGTCAGTCCCTTAAAAGCTTCAAAATCTCGCTGATCAATCCGCTGGCTATTCAGTTTCTTGTCCTGAGTAACATAAGTGATTTTCTCGGCCTGTTCATCGCTGAAGGGATCGGAGAAGCTGTATGTAAATTTCCACTGATCATTCTCCGAATGCTCTACGGTTAAATAGCGAATACGAGCCAATTCCTCCTCTGTTGGCAAGGCAGACCCTTTATCGAAGATATCTCGCAAAAAGAAGAGCAGAACCTCGCTTTCAGGCATCTTTCGCACAGGCAGATTGGCTTCTGTTTTTGGATAGGTGGAGCTGTTGCTATAATAAAAATATGTACCGATCGCGCCAGTTAGGACTAACATCAGTATCAGCATTAGCTTTACGGAGGCAGTCTGCTTCAGCGGTGCTTTAGGGGGCGTTCCGTGGTAATGATTAATGGTCTGGTCTACGTAATAGACATGATTTTGCTTCAATATAAGCTCTGTTTCACAATAGGGACACTTTAAAACCTCATCCTTCTTGTATTCAATTTTTCCGTTGCAATTGGGACAGTTTAACGGGATAAATGCCACGAATGTCCCCTCCTTCATTATGATGGTCATAAGATCATGCTGAACGGTCATCTGATTTCATTATACCTTGTGAATTTACGTTTGATGAGAGAAAGAAGTTTCACATAGCGAAGGAGCAGGGGAATCCTGCTCCTCTTTGATCTTTTTAAAAGTATGATCTGGAACATGACATTAAATGACTGGATTCTCATCCGCTTGCCCTTGAATTTCTGTGGACGATGGGACGTGATATGAATCTGCCGCTAAGAGATGTGTTGGAAGGAAAGTATGGTGGATTGGGTGAACGACATTGAAATGACTTTTTACATCAGTACCCTCATGCCTCGTGGTGGATTAAAGATTACTGAAGCATTATAGAAATGTAATGAGGAAATTGGGATACAAGGGCTATCTGTTCTTTAAGGGAATAGGCGACTTCTGTTATTGTATATGTAATTTCTGAAAATTAAGAAAATGACTTATTGATTTTCTGATTTAGATTTGATAAAGTGTACACATTCAATGAAACTTAATTTAAGAAAGGCACGAATACATATGATAAGATTGGATCATATCGCTCAGTTTGTAAGTGGATCTCCGCAGTTCAGGATTGCCGAGGCAATCGATGATAAGGCACGGCTTTATACGTATTACAGGCAATCCGAGATCGAAAATGATCTAACGGGTATGGATTCTAATCATGGTGATCGGAAACAAATACGAACCTTTGATCAGCTGAACACGTTATGTCAGGGCGATCTTGTGTTTAGTTTAGTATCGGGAAAATCTACAATCGTTAGTGCAAGACACGAGGGTTATCTATACACACAAAACTACGTTAAGCTAGTAACGGGTGAGAACGTGGACTCCAAATATCTTGCTTACTTGCTTAATGAAGATAAATTCGTAAGAAAGCAGTTACTATTGGGTTTACAAGGTTCTCAAGTTCTAAAATACACGCTAAAACAATTGAAAGAGCTTGAATTATTCAATATTCCTAAATTAGAAAAGCAGCAAATGATTGGTGAGCTTTATTTCAATCAATTACGGTTGGAAGCGTTACGAAATCGTAACTCAAAATTGGAAACGATCCTGGTATTAGAGGGACTTGAGGAGGCAAATAATAAATGAACGAGACTCAGTTTGAGACTGAATTAATTCAATACCTTACAAGCGGAACAATTACACAACCCGAATATCTAGAAGGAATAAGTGACTTTGTTGTAAAAGAATCCAATACGGATTACATAGTGAAGACGAAACGGTGGAAATATGAATCGAAGATTAAAACGAACGAACAACTCTGGGACAACTTCAAAGGCATTCTGGAACAACACAATCAGAATACACTTGAACGTCCCCTGAGTGTTGTGGAGTTTAATCAGGTTAAGAAAATTATCTCTGACATTCAATCCCCTTACGAAGCAGGACAGTTTTTATATGGTTTAAACGGAGTTTCGCAAATTGAGATTGACTTGGACGATGGACGTCATGTGTTCCTTACTGTATTTGATCAAAAACAAATCGGAGCTGGGGATACCATATATCAAGTGGTCAATCAGATTGAACGACCAGCCGTTATTGCTGGGAAACAAACTCGATATTTTGACACGACTCTGTTAATTAATGGTCTGCCTATCATTCAAATTGAAGAAAAGCGTGATACACGTGATGTCAATGAAGCGCTTAATCAAATGAATCAATATGCTGATGAAAATCAATATCGTGATATTTTCTCAACATTGCAAATTCTGGTTGCCATAACACCTAGCAATGTGAAGTATATGGCGAACACAACGTCAGATAAATTTAATAAGGATTTTGCTTTTAACTGGCAACGTAAGAGTGACAATACAATTGTACGTAACTGGAAAGAGTTCGCAGATTCTATGCTTTCAATTCCAATGGCACACCAAATGGCCACCAATTATATGATTTTGGACGGAACAAAGAATAAACAGATGTTGAAAGTCATGCGTCCGTATCAAGTGTATGCTACTCAGAATGTGATTGAGGGCTTGAAACGTTCAGATTTTGAGCTTGGCACACATAAGATCGGCTACATATGGCACACGACTGGAGCGGGCAAGACCATCACAAGTTTCAAAACAGCATGGCTGGCAAGTCGTATGCCAAAGGTGGACAAGGTGGTCTTTGTTGTGGACCGCATTGCGTTAACCAAGCAAACCAATGAAAATTACAAAGCCTATGATCCTGATGCTACAGAAGATAACTTTGGCAGCGTTCAAAACACGAACAATACAACTGATTTGAGCAGAAAGCTTAAAAGTAAAGACAATAACATCATTGTGACTTCTGTCCAGAAACTGGACACATTGGTGAAACGCAAAACATTTACAGCTCCAGATAAAAATATTGTGTTTATTGTGGATGAAGCCCATCGCTCAACAGGTGGTGACTCGTTCAATAATATTCAAAAAGCATTTAAGAAGTCAGCTTGGGTAGGGTACACAGGAACGCCTATGTTTGATGAAACGACAACGGGTCTTCGAACAGAAGATATTTTTGGGCCCCTATTACATGCCTATACGATTCGTGAAGCCATTGCTGATCGCAATGTACTAGGGTTTAAAGTAGATTTTGAGACCACTATTGATGAAAAACAAATGAAGGAAAAATATCTTCCTGCATTCTACAGTGAACGTTATCCCAAGTGGAGTGAAGAACGAATTCAGGAGAAAATCGACAATCTCTCCCAGGAAGATATGGATGATGCGGTTGAACCGAGTTTCTACGACGAGAATGTGGATCATGTCAGATTGGTAGTCGAAGACATCTTTAAGAACTGGCGCAATCGTTCGAATGAAGGGAAGTACAATGCTTTATTTACGACTCATGTGGGTGGTGGTAAAGCGAGTACGCCAATGGCAATGATGTATTTTGATGAGTTTCAGCGTGTTAATGAAGAACATAAAAAGAATAGTGGACAAACACTAAAAGTTGCTGTGACATTCAGCCTAAATACAACGAATAATGACGGTATGCTTGCCTCCAATCAAGGTTTGTTCAGGGCGATTACTGCGTACAATGCTGAATTTGGTACGTCATTTGGTATGGATGATATCTCTGGTTATACGCAAGATGTGGCTTCACGCTTGAATAAATCTTCCTATGATCGTAATTATCTTGATCTTGTTATTGTGGTTGACCAATTGTTAACTGGTTTCGATGCGCCTGAGCTGAATACGCTATATGTGGATCGAACACTAAAAGGTGCAGGGTTGATTCAAGCTTATTCAAGAACAAACCGGATTTCGGATATGCAATTGAAACCATGGGGACGTGTGGTGAACTATCGCTGGCCTGCTCAGAATGAAAAGCTGATGAATAAAGCTCTTGCGATTTATGCTAATAAAGACTCAGCGATTTTATCCGATGAACTAATGCGTGAATTTAATCAGCAAGATGGAATTATTGCCGAACCATTTGAAAATGTATTTAATGAAGTGGAAAAAGTAGTTAATAAGTTGAGTGACCTAACATTTGATTTTCAACAGCTGCCTCCATCGGAAAAGAAAAAGGAAGAAATGCTTGATTTGCTTCGAGAATATAACAAAGGTATGGCCAAATTAAAACAATATGATCCAGATGAAGTTGATGGTGAAACAGTTGGATTTAATTATGATGATCCCGAGGAGCTATTAGAGAAGCTAGGAATGACGTCAGAGCAAGAAGTCATGCTAACAACGGTCTTAACGAATGAACTCAAGTCGCATATTGCAAAAGAAAAGAAAATCCCTGTATATCAGATCGAGCTGAGAATGACACATGTGAAGGATGTTAAAGTGGATTATGATTATCTCACTGAACTCGTTGAAAAACTACTAAATCAGGTTCACGAAGGTAGAGATCAGGAAGCCAAAGAGACACAAGAAAAAATCAATCAATTTGCCAATGGATTGGATGATCGTAACTATGCTACCCAGATTATGAATGCGGCTTCGGCTATTGTTGAAGGGTATTTCCCCCCTGCCGGTGCTAACTTCAAATATCCTGCGGATCTAAACGGAAATAGTGAACAAATTATCCAGCAAGCGAGCAACATCAGCTTGGATCGTATGTTTCTTGATTTTCGAGTGAAGTGGGGAATCACGGATATAATTACGAGCGCTCAAATGCGGGAATTGTTCAGCCGACATCGCTATGGTGTGCAGGATTTGGATGATACAGGGCAGATACGTGACATTATTGTTCAAGCCGCTTCTAACTATACAACACTCGCTCATGATGAACATATACAGTCCTTGTCCAAAATGAAATATCGCAATAGTTTGCGTGACGCAATTTATGAATTGGCAGATACTTTGGTGGAGAATTAAAGTTAATAAAGTCTAACTGGTTTAATCACGTGCATAGATGGGAGATCCTGATGAAAGAAATCCAATTTTTGATGTATGATGGGGATGAGAAAGTAGAAGTTCTTGTGCAAGATGATACGATCTGGGCGACGCAGAAGATTATTTCACAGCTTTTTGATGTTGGAATCCCGGCAATCAGTAAACATCTGAAAAATATTTTTCAAACTGGGGAACTAGATGAGAAAGTGGTTGTTTCCATTTTGGAAATAACCACTCAACATGGAGCAATAGACGAAAAAACTCAAACCAAACCAGTGAAATATTATAATCTGGATGCTATTATTTCAATTGGCTATCGTGTTAATTCACAAAAGGCTACGAAGTTCCGGATCTGGGCAACAGATATCTTGAAAGATTATATCCTTAAAGGGTTTAAAATTGATGTTGAACGCATGAAACAAGGGGAACATGTTTTTCGCAAGGACTACTTCCGTGAGTTGATTGAAACAGTCCGTTCCATTCGCGCAAGTGAACGGCGGATATGGCAACAAATATCAGATGTATTTGCAGAAATTTCATACGACTATGACAAGAACGCAGACGTCACTAAGAAGTTTTATGCGACCGTTCAGAACAAGTTTCATTATGCGATTACAGGCAAAACTGCGGCGGAAATTGTGTATAACAGTGCCGATAAAGATAAAGAGCATATGGGGCTTACGTCATGGAAGAATTCACCTGATGGCCGAATCTTACAATCCGATGTAACTGTTGCGAAGAATTATTTAACGGAAAAACAAATTCGCAGTCTGGAGCGTAACGTATCCGCTTATTTTGATTATGTAGAACGATTGCTCGAAGATGAGGTTTTATTGGGTATGCAGGACTTTGCCAAGAGCATTGATGAATTTCTAACATTCAATCGCTATGAAGTATTAGATGGTACCGGACGTATTTCACAAAGTTCGGCTAAAGAGAAGGCGATTGGGGAGTATAGAGAATTTAACAAACACCAAAAAATAGTGTCAGATTTTGATCGAGTCATTAAGACGCTACAGGGAGAGCAGCAATGAGTGAACATAAAGAAAATGTACCGCAAATAAGGTTTCCTGGGTTTAGTGGAGCTTGGAAAGAACGAAAATTATCTGATTTAATGTTTTTTTCTAATGGTATAAATGCTCCAAAAGAAAGTTATGGTAGAGGAAGAAAAATGATTAGCGTCATGGATATACTCTCAAAAGAACCCGTAACTTATGAAAGGATCAGGGGTTCCGTACTAGTTGAAGACAGGATAGAACAAAAAAACAAAGTAGAAAAAGACGATTTAGTATTTATTCGTTCTTCTGAAATTCGTGAAGAAGTTGGATGGGCGAAGGCTTATCTACAAGATGAATATTCACTCTATAGTGGATTCACAATTCGAGGAAAAAAGAAAAGTAACTACGATGCTTACTTTATCGAGCTTTCATTGAACTATATTAACAGAAAGCAGATTGAAAATAATGCTGGTGGAAGTACACGTTTCAATGTTAGCCAGGGAATTTTGAATAATATTATTTTGTTGGAGCCAACTTACGATGAACAATTGAAAATTAGTGGATTCTTTAAGGAATTAGATAATAATATTCTCCTTCATCAGCGTAAGTTAAATAACATTAAAAATCTGAAGGATGGACTGCTTCAAAAAATGTTTCCGAAAAATGGTGAAAATACCCCTGAAATTCGTTTCCAGGGATTTGCTGATGCTTGGAAACAATATAAGCTTGGGAATGTGCTAAAATCTCATGCTTTTAGATCATATCTAGCTGAACCAACTGAAGATGGAGCTTATAAAATAATCCAACAAGGGGATAAACCTGAAGTTGGTTTTGCTAAAGGTAATCCCTTTATAGACTTTGATGGTGTTACGTTATTTGGTGATCATACAGTTTCACTCTATAAGCCATCAGAACCCTTCTTTGTTGCCACAGATGGCGTAAAAATCTTGAGCGCAGATGGATTAGACGGGAAGTATCTATATTCACTACTGGAGCGGTATAAACCTGAATCAGAAGGCTATAAACGTCACTTTATTATTTTGAAAAATCAATATGCTTGGTTAACAAACAATTCTGATGAACAACGCGAAATCGGCACCTTTTTCTCACAACTCGACCACCTCATCTCTTTGCATCAACGCAAGCTAGAACATTTGCAAGAACAGAAGAAAGCATTGCTTCAACAAATGTTTGTATGATTGGAGGTTTAAGTGATGGTTATGGAAAACAAGTTAGGCTTTACTAATTCTGCAGAACTTGCACGTGTTGAAGAAAAGCTCAGCAAGAAAAAAGCGCTGGAAATGTTCGAGACGGGCTTGCTGGATACATTAGAAGTTGGCACATTTAAGGCATTATCCTATATTCACAAATGTCTTTTCGAAGAAATATATGATTTTGCTGGAAAAGTACGTGATGTTAATATAGCCAAGGGTGGTTTTCGATTCGCACCTGTGATGTACCTTGAAGTTGCACTGGAGAATATTTCAAAGCTACCGCAATCCACTTTTGATGAAATCATCGAAAAGTATGTTGAGATGAACGTGGCTCATCCTTTTCGAGAGGGGAACGGGAGGAGTGCAAGAATATGGCTTGATTGCATCTTGAAAAAGGAAATCAGGCAAGTTATCGATTGGAGTAAGGTTGATAAAGAAGACTATTTGCTTGCCATGGAAAGAAGTCCTATTAAAGACGTCGAGATTAAGTTTCTTCTTAAATCAGCTCTTACGGATCAGATCAATGACCGTGAGATTTATATGAAAGGCATCGATGCGAGCTACCATTACGAGGGTTACTACGTGTATAAGACAGAAGATCTCCATAACGAACAGTAAATGGAGCGATTGTATATCT belongs to Paenibacillus sp. FSL H8-0079 and includes:
- a CDS encoding caspase family protein → MLRPTILLVGQSESGKSKFISQFIHNDLKGFLPIRREGQTTRVSTVYSIKPYSSEKVEYSINFASALSVKQIFEEKFVRSIKKIMQEANEIPNLASEDYVQNYDYNKIDRKYTEVEEEKKIFFSELEKDANKLFDLSTILDNIPGGDMRDLIYSSYMNEGIEYALNVMIKKLYDEYISSFLGSEFIELVVNKEMDLTLFSNKELRRLKDIEPYIQSIEFKIPASSDYAELLFNDNRDGIVLIDTVGTDHTGIDSVDSIFGVYEYNKYIPDMIAFINDVNKFRSKENGMKSIFSKIIKENKLNNFLLVNTKLDKELCKDDIFIDLRENKNKNKDIPIETNNLEKFMINEQKFITQVQEDIKGGLELAIDDYFESSGMKENISGNVKKELIIEKIMIKAICNSIYLSNPETDKRFHRGTIDEEDVELLNSLSNYKLNDEIVKFINTSFENYVLLQNANNVYLKIIDEKLPLLSVKSETDLEKFAESIIEYFISQYENLQFPYFNSMRALSNGFSRKTFTADSSYFRLCFPNSFFIDTIHKFIVDNKRLDFLTINYEIDSNRINRDDMIFENIDPILSEKLPASFDYYFFVNNIWEELKKELVELKQYDFPKRVDQNWNTSKKEEMKLIFFNYYKENNISEYIGDVKLSDNRWDLMGDLIGYQIKYILTKNRKIFNEKIVYYIKDAIDKLHAKVGIDIKISDKDTNQGENLEIKIKGRNSRLAYVIGISEYTDWSKLNNPRNDVESMKNVLEKSGFDVKTFKDLNFKDFNQVIYEFGHDLKNYDTGLLYYAGHGVEISGENYLIPTNAEISSITRISQTSINISRLFEQMMDDNSYTYLVILDACRTKFSLSESRGVIESGLSNIMPPKGTFISFSTSPNSTASDGVGDNGLFTKVLTECMVEEGIKIEELFKKVRTEVLMISKGKQMPWEHSSLIGDFYFVESKRE
- a CDS encoding leucine-rich repeat domain-containing protein; translated protein: MAFIPLNCPNCNGKIEYKKDEVLKCPYCETELILKQNHVYYVDQTINHYHGTPPKAPLKQTASVKLMLILMLVLTGAIGTYFYYSNSSTYPKTEANLPVRKMPESEVLLFFLRDIFDKGSALPTEEELARIRYLTVEHSENDQWKFTYSFSDPFSDEQAEKITYVTQDKKLNSQRIDQRDFEAFKGLTALDLTNTYEISQTDQTTLAHMPGLKSYAGAFNESFSTFSGYFGDKSKITELSTQLRSNQELAMLLEFPNLNSLSITYVDESVTDFHLLNQLPIKSLSLTFVDELGWLSSMTGLSSLSIQYSETTDLQPLYALTQLQELQLSYLTNVKSIDFVQNMPALQTLDIENVNFSSLERLAGKNSITTLRLASLSQLGSVKAINNLSSLRELTLSGYYENAEALTLSKVERVEIPSSFLPGLKAPTTTSLTLRGGSGELDLAALGKFPKLKQLSLWEISEITRLAALDGLSRLETLKIYDSSLFKESDALYRLKQVKSLVCSECRLNFEQKAAAENSVLEHLTLNQSYFSMNNTSVTEIDQMMPYFANMSALRSFALQDSNLASLEFMSNWQAIEELHLENNAISNIEPLSQLPNLQKVYLSGNSVQNKSVVGTDVNVY
- a CDS encoding restriction endonuclease subunit M, with the translated sequence MKLNLRKARIHMIRLDHIAQFVSGSPQFRIAEAIDDKARLYTYYRQSEIENDLTGMDSNHGDRKQIRTFDQLNTLCQGDLVFSLVSGKSTIVSARHEGYLYTQNYVKLVTGENVDSKYLAYLLNEDKFVRKQLLLGLQGSQVLKYTLKQLKELELFNIPKLEKQQMIGELYFNQLRLEALRNRNSKLETILVLEGLEEANNK
- a CDS encoding HsdR family type I site-specific deoxyribonuclease; protein product: MNETQFETELIQYLTSGTITQPEYLEGISDFVVKESNTDYIVKTKRWKYESKIKTNEQLWDNFKGILEQHNQNTLERPLSVVEFNQVKKIISDIQSPYEAGQFLYGLNGVSQIEIDLDDGRHVFLTVFDQKQIGAGDTIYQVVNQIERPAVIAGKQTRYFDTTLLINGLPIIQIEEKRDTRDVNEALNQMNQYADENQYRDIFSTLQILVAITPSNVKYMANTTSDKFNKDFAFNWQRKSDNTIVRNWKEFADSMLSIPMAHQMATNYMILDGTKNKQMLKVMRPYQVYATQNVIEGLKRSDFELGTHKIGYIWHTTGAGKTITSFKTAWLASRMPKVDKVVFVVDRIALTKQTNENYKAYDPDATEDNFGSVQNTNNTTDLSRKLKSKDNNIIVTSVQKLDTLVKRKTFTAPDKNIVFIVDEAHRSTGGDSFNNIQKAFKKSAWVGYTGTPMFDETTTGLRTEDIFGPLLHAYTIREAIADRNVLGFKVDFETTIDEKQMKEKYLPAFYSERYPKWSEERIQEKIDNLSQEDMDDAVEPSFYDENVDHVRLVVEDIFKNWRNRSNEGKYNALFTTHVGGGKASTPMAMMYFDEFQRVNEEHKKNSGQTLKVAVTFSLNTTNNDGMLASNQGLFRAITAYNAEFGTSFGMDDISGYTQDVASRLNKSSYDRNYLDLVIVVDQLLTGFDAPELNTLYVDRTLKGAGLIQAYSRTNRISDMQLKPWGRVVNYRWPAQNEKLMNKALAIYANKDSAILSDELMREFNQQDGIIAEPFENVFNEVEKVVNKLSDLTFDFQQLPPSEKKKEEMLDLLREYNKGMAKLKQYDPDEVDGETVGFNYDDPEELLEKLGMTSEQEVMLTTVLTNELKSHIAKEKKIPVYQIELRMTHVKDVKVDYDYLTELVEKLLNQVHEGRDQEAKETQEKINQFANGLDDRNYATQIMNAASAIVEGYFPPAGANFKYPADLNGNSEQIIQQASNISLDRMFLDFRVKWGITDIITSAQMRELFSRHRYGVQDLDDTGQIRDIIVQAASNYTTLAHDEHIQSLSKMKYRNSLRDAIYELADTLVEN
- the rhuM gene encoding RhuM family protein yields the protein MKEIQFLMYDGDEKVEVLVQDDTIWATQKIISQLFDVGIPAISKHLKNIFQTGELDEKVVVSILEITTQHGAIDEKTQTKPVKYYNLDAIISIGYRVNSQKATKFRIWATDILKDYILKGFKIDVERMKQGEHVFRKDYFRELIETVRSIRASERRIWQQISDVFAEISYDYDKNADVTKKFYATVQNKFHYAITGKTAAEIVYNSADKDKEHMGLTSWKNSPDGRILQSDVTVAKNYLTEKQIRSLERNVSAYFDYVERLLEDEVLLGMQDFAKSIDEFLTFNRYEVLDGTGRISQSSAKEKAIGEYREFNKHQKIVSDFDRVIKTLQGEQQ
- a CDS encoding restriction endonuclease subunit S, with amino-acid sequence MSEHKENVPQIRFPGFSGAWKERKLSDLMFFSNGINAPKESYGRGRKMISVMDILSKEPVTYERIRGSVLVEDRIEQKNKVEKDDLVFIRSSEIREEVGWAKAYLQDEYSLYSGFTIRGKKKSNYDAYFIELSLNYINRKQIENNAGGSTRFNVSQGILNNIILLEPTYDEQLKISGFFKELDNNILLHQRKLNNIKNLKDGLLQKMFPKNGENTPEIRFQGFADAWKQYKLGNVLKSHAFRSYLAEPTEDGAYKIIQQGDKPEVGFAKGNPFIDFDGVTLFGDHTVSLYKPSEPFFVATDGVKILSADGLDGKYLYSLLERYKPESEGYKRHFIILKNQYAWLTNNSDEQREIGTFFSQLDHLISLHQRKLEHLQEQKKALLQQMFV
- a CDS encoding Fic family protein, coding for MVMENKLGFTNSAELARVEEKLSKKKALEMFETGLLDTLEVGTFKALSYIHKCLFEEIYDFAGKVRDVNIAKGGFRFAPVMYLEVALENISKLPQSTFDEIIEKYVEMNVAHPFREGNGRSARIWLDCILKKEIRQVIDWSKVDKEDYLLAMERSPIKDVEIKFLLKSALTDQINDREIYMKGIDASYHYEGYYVYKTEDLHNEQ